A stretch of the Capsicum annuum cultivar UCD-10X-F1 chromosome 8, UCD10Xv1.1, whole genome shotgun sequence genome encodes the following:
- the LOC107879688 gene encoding non-specific lipid-transfer protein 1 gives MAISRKLVLLLIYIVIAAPPRADAAITCSTVLNGLIPCLSFVVNGGKVPPTCCRGIKSLYGIAKTTVDRKGVCSCLKIAASSVSGINFKNAAALPGKCGVKNIPFKISPKADCSKVR, from the coding sequence ATGGCTATCTCGAGAAAGCTTGTTCTGCTCCTAATTTACATAGTAATTGCGGCGCCACCTCGCGCTGATGCGGCAATCACATGTAGCACGGTACTCAACGGTCTAATCCCGTGCCTCAGCTTCGTAGTCAACGGTGGCAAGGTGCCACCGACTTGCTGTAGAGGGATCAAGTCCCTCTACGGTATCGCCAAGACCACGGTGGACCGCAAGGGCGTTTGCTCGTGCTTGAAAATTGCTGCCTCAAGTGTTAGTGGTATCAACTTTAAGAACGCTGCTGCCCTCCCTGGCAAATGTGGGGTGAAAAATATTCCCTTCAAGATTAGTCCTAAAGCTGATTGCTCAAAGGTGAGATGA